The genomic segment CTTTCTTGTTCTGTCTGGACAGAGTCAAGAGGTCTGTGGGTGTCTAACGCTTCAGCATCACATGTTGGAGCCAGTGCAGCGCGTCCCTCGATATGAGATGTTGCTTAAAGACTACCTGAAGAAGCTGCCTCAGGACGACCCCGATCGAAGAGATGCAGAAAGTAAGTAGGAACGACACCTGAACGCTGCACAGTGAGGAATCGGGTTCATTTCACTGACGGTGTCTAAAATTATTCTGTTAAGTTTCTGGATTATCTGCCCTTTTTTCAGGATCATTAGAGATTATTGGAACAGCAGCTACTCACTCCAACAGTGCCATAAGAAAGTCTGTAAGTAAAGATTGGCTTTAGCCAGCTGATACAGAACCTCTCTAACAGTTTCTCATTTACTAAGATGAACATAACTTCATCTTTTAGGAAAATCTAAAGAAACTGCTGGAAATATACGAGATGCTGGGTGAAGAGGAGGACATTGTTAATCCTTCCAATGAGTTCATCAAAGAGGGCCACATCTTGAAGCTGGCGGCCAGGAACACGTCAGCAATGGAGCGATACCTCTTCCTGGTGAGAGAAACACCTTCTTGTGTAACGAAGGACACTGCAGGGAAATATGCTGAGGCGAGACTTTGCCCACACCAGTAAATTGAAACAAGTGAATCATTTCTTGCTAGGACCACCTCTGTGTAAGGATACATCAGAGACACATGAAGAAGTCTCTCAGTTACTGAGATTGCCAGATGATGTGATTAAGTTGTGTCTGTTTCTAATTAGCTGAACATAGAATGTGCCCCGTGAGCGTGATTCGGGTTACCTGCAGAGTTTAAGGATTTCAACCAAAGGAAGGAAACTGTGCCCAGAAACCTAAACTACAATAGTGCTGATGCATCCAGCTGACATGGTTACATAACTCAACTGcaaagtgggtttttttctcccttttctcctAGTTCAACAACATGCTGTTATACTGCGTCCCGAAATTCAGCCTGGGAGGTCCTAAATATACAGTGAGGACTCGAATCGGCATCGATGGGATGAAGGTCCTGGAAACAATCAATGAGGACTACCCTCATACCTTCCAAGTGTCTGGGAAGGAGAGGACACTTGAACTCCAGGCCAGGTACTCTTTTTCGAGCAGCATTAACACACAATATGCAAAAGTTAAATTCTCCATTCGGCACCCAAGTGTTAAACACTgtgaaaagtgcaaaaacaatGCTATATGTTTGAAACGGCAGCTAAATGACTACACCCAGTGTTCATTTGCAGATCCTGTAAATCAGTGGTTCTCAGCCCTTTTGCTGTTGTGTGACAGATTAATTTGAACGCATCCTTGTCTTTTATGTGTtaaactgaattctgtttctgttttctccaCCTCATCAGCTCAGAGCAAGACAAGGCTGACTGGATCAAGGTACGTAATTTCCAGGTAATTTTCCTATTtaactcttcttttttttcatacaaatttaaagtgacaCCCCCTGTCGTGCTTATTCTTTTCCAGGCTTTCCAGGCGACCATCGAGATCTTCCAGCAGAAAAACGAGTCATTCAAGAATGCACTAAAAGACGTGGACGAAGTGTCGGTCAGTGTTGGATCAAATTGCACAGAGTTGAATTGCCCACACGTCTGTGCTGCCACAGTGAGtgagcctttttttcttttaatggcaGAAAGCTGAGCTGGGAAAGCGCGCCCCGCGCTGGATCCGTGACAATGAAGTGACAATGTGTATGAAGTGTAAGGAGTCTTTCAATGCTATTACACGTCGGAGACACCACTGCAGAGCCTGCGGCTACGTGAGTAATATTTCTGTTGTGGGTGCCATGCATGTGTATGCACAGTGCACGGTAGAGAGGTTAGACCCCATTAGTTGAATTGTGAATACCCAGATACTGCCtatgtgatgtttttttccacTAAATATGTTGAATGATGATTTAATGATGttttaaaccacaaaatgtgtgGATCACCCCTCtgaatctttgaattcaggtgttttcagtcctGTTGCCATAAGTGTATCGAATCAAACGCTCAGCCACAAAAATTTGTGAACAAATTAGTTGCTCTAAAAACCTCATGGAATTGAGTGTTGAGCAGTATAGGGTGTAAAAgttgctgctgctctgctgagtcaGTGACTGCAGAGTTCCAAACCtcccttcctctcctctcctttcctctccacctcctctcctctcctcctcttgctAAATTGTTATCATTATTGCTAATAATATTTCTGCCTCTCTCTTACAGGTGGTGTGCTGGAAATGCTCAGACTATAAAGCACCGCTTGAATACGATGGCAACAAAATGAACAAAGTGTGCAAGGACTGCCACTGCATCCTGACTGGAGAGGCGATAGCGGAGGGCAAGAAAAAGGGCATTCTTGAGGTGACTTTTCAGTGAATACATGAACTACGAGTTTGTTAGGAAGATAAACCTGATGTTGTCTAATACGAACCCTCATTTATATCAGTGAAGATAAGAtgaatgacaaaaacaacaaaaacaagacaatgtaaatcacacacacacacacacacacacacacacacacacacacacacacacacacacacacacacacacacacacacacgtgtctatatatacattacacatgcatacacatacatacacaaagctgtgaaaCAGCTTCAACAATTTTAAAATTATAAGCTTGATGAAGGGTGATATTGTATGGCTGATGGATTAGACTACAATAGTTGTAGCTAACATACTTAAAAAAAGTGACTGTGCACTTGAAAGTTAAAATGGTAATGGGAGTAAACCGTCATGTGACAGAAATAACTTCAGCTGgcgttcctgttttttttttgttgttgttttttttcttttgctgatCTGTGCTCATTTTTGCAGATTGAAGCCGGTCAGTTTGCAGACAGCAGCATCATGTGTGGCTTCCTGCAGCACTCTGAGAAGAGCAAAATTTGGCAGAAGTGTTGGTGCGTCATCCCTGAGAAGGAGAGTCTGGTGCTTTACCTCTATGGAGCTCCACAGGTAAAACAACTACTTCCAGCCAAAAATATGATTAGATATGTTAATTTAGCAGACCATTTACAGTGAAGACcatcttttctttgactttccTCTCAGGATGTAAAAGCACAGTGCACCATACCCCTGGTGGGTTATTCTGTGGACGATACCACCCGGCCCACAGACCCACCGGCAAGCTTCCGCATCTCTCAGTCCAAGTCCACCCACAACTTTGCTGCTGAGTCCGAGGAACTTAAGCAGCGTTGGTTGAAAGTAATTCGGGTGGCGGTGACGGGAGAGATACCGGAACGTCCCGAGACAAACGGCAGCAGCGTGTCGGATAACAACAACACGGAGGAAGCCAGCACTGATAACACATAAGGGCTTGTTTTCTACAAACAAACTGCTTTTGCACTTCTAAACATGCAAACTGCAGTTGGactcttcaaataaaaaaatgggATGTGCAGATTTATTCTGCATGCACAAAATACGAATACTTGCTATCCGTTCTGTCGTCGAATCTGTATCTTAAAGACAGCATGGGAAACAAAGTGCTGGATAAGCTGCCTCTCCTTGTGTCTCTCCTGTGTCTTTGTTAACGCCTGGATTTTCTCCTGCAAGATTCACTGCTAGAGCTGTGCTGGATTACTAACGGACACTTCTGATACAATCAACACTAGAACAGAGGGGCCTCAGGATAGATCACCTTCCCTCAAACAGGCACTATTAATGACAGCGCAAAATCACTCTCCATGGACTTGAGCCAGTGGACTACCGCAGACTTAACAAAGCACCCTGTGAGGATGTGAATCACAGCAGGAAAGGTGGTCCAACTAAGTCTGCTGGTGCTGTATTTCTCTGTACATGTACAGTataaatgtttggttttttttccctaaatgaatagttttgtttttatgtacaGACATTAGTCAGACTTTGTTTCTATTAAATAGAAAAACCTCTAAATGTGCTATAAAGAATTTACAGTATTTCCCCTTTTCTTTGGTTGAGATTGTTCCAAATCTGTAACAGTGATCATGTGGGTGGATAATGATGGTCCCATCTCTCctcttaaaagcaaaaaaaaagtttcaaccTTTTAATCTGAAACAAACTTACAGATGAAGCAACATTAACATGTAAAAATGGATTCCGTTAGAAGTAGAGTCCGATGGATACGGTTTTTAATCCTATGCCAATTTTAAATGGAATGTATAATCCCAGTGTTGATATATAAgataatatttttatacatgtccagttacagcagtgttttttcacaaaatagTTACAACCTACTGTGAAGACTGTTTGACATGCTCGATGCATTTGTAAACCTCCCCCGAGCAACGTTATCTGCAAATGTAAATTTAGTTCTCATCCTGCGGTTACGTAGCTGTGATGGGCGAAAACACCAGTCGGTCCCAGAGATGGCTGAATCTAAAATGGCAGCTTTGTACACGACAGAGGTGTCAGCTTGTTCACAGGAAGAGAGGAGCAGGGATCATCATTATCCACGTGTCAGGGTTTCTGTTTGGCTGCATATGCAGCACAGTCGGTATAGCAAGCTGGTGCAACgactgtaaatgtgtttttaatgctgtaattcattttattatttaaagtaATTTATAGACTACGCGAGCATGATCTGTTAAACCTAGGACAAATTTGTTTCCATGTGTCAGCTGAGGAGAGCATTAGGTacatccttttttattttaagattatttttttctttttccaccgCCAACCCATGAAATGTGTCACAGAGATCAGTCACAGTCCACGATGGACTGTGGTGAGGAAATGTGCCTATATTTTCCACGGCGTTTTCATCCCCCCCCCGTGCTCAGTGCTGGTGCTCACCTCTCTGAACTATTTCCGCCCACCCCCAGTCGCCTGTATTCAAATAAAAACTAAGAGCACAAAACTTCTGTCTGCTAGATCTGAATGTAAAAGCTAGATTTTTATGCGTCCTCTCGTCCCTTTCCCAAAGGTTTAAGAATCTACGCACTTTACAGTCTTATAAAGTGTACcttcaaagaaaataaaaaggagaTTAAATGACTGGTGGAGCTAGCTTTGTTGGCGCTAGAATGCCTCTGGTGTacagtgtgtttcagtgtgACACTTGCCCACGTCTGTCAGCTATTGTGATGCTACTTTCACAAAGAGCATCTTGTTGTTTTGGTTCCTGGTTTTGCTTCTCCTGATAAGAAGTTTGAAATGAGTAAACCCAGACATGCATGTAAAAATAGGTGAAGTCAGTCACTGGTGTTCAGCACAAGTGGTCGACGTCTTTGTGATGTGTGCGATAAGCTAAGCTGttagaaaaaaccccaaaaaagcAGCGTGAAAATGTCACTGTGAAGGAGTCAGAAGCTTGAAAAACATTTCTATTAATACAGTCTAATCAAATGTCAGCAGATGGTAACCTCGTCTTTacccattaaaaataaaaggtgCCCGTAGCCGCTGTCGTTTAGGTCATTTATGGTGCGAGGAAGGTGAGAACTAGACATTTAACAGATTtagaaaaaagtttattttcacaaaaatcatccgaacaaacaaaaagaatatCAAATACAGTTTAACAAGTAAaaatttcttctgctttttcttctcCACATTCTCAATTCCTCAAACGGTGCTACACAGTGAACGTAAGCATGATCGAAATTGACACTACGAGTTATAGAAGAGGAAGGTCGGGTCAGTAGAAAGGAGTGATGTTGCCAGACATGACGTCCTTAGAAGTGTTCTGGTTTTGCCTGTTATGAAGGCAGAGGTTCAAACTGACAGTCTCAGCTTTTGGGCTGCCGCAGCAGGCCGCGGATCCTGCGGACCAGAGCCTGGATAAAAGTATAGCGAGAGCGGACCTGGCTGTACAAGCCCTCCACCTCCAGCAGCTTCCTCTGCAGCGCCTCCCCAAATCCTGCAGCCATGTCGCTTTTCAGCTGCACACAGACAAGGAAAAGAAATTAATTCTAGGCTAAAGGAAAGACTTGATGAAAATCtccatttaaaaaatgcttatGGTTTAGGGCGAGGGGCTTAATGCATGCTAGGAAACTGCCCCAGAATGTACAACAGTGTACAAGAGGTACAACACATTTCAGTTTGCAGACTCATACCAGTTTACAGAAATTTCTTACCAGATCTAGATCTTGTTGGCTGACTCTGGATAGGCTTAGTCCTCTGCCTCCGCTGGCCTGCAGCCCGCCGAATGAGTCTAAAGAATATCAAGATACAGAAATGTTCATGTTTACTCAACCAGGGATCATACAGTGTCTATGCCACATCTGCTGTCAATAACCAAAAAGTGCAGTGAACCTATTATTGGGATATATTCTCTGTAACATGTGCCCCTACCATCTGCGAGGCGTGATCTGTATAAAGTGGATCCAGGCAGCAGCGAGTCTTTGGGGTCAGTGGGAATACAATGCAACAAGTAGTACTCCAGGTGACGCCACAACACGAATAAGCATGTCTCAATCACATCTAAGCAGGAGTCGGGTCAAGGCTGTCCACAGCTTCttatgtggcttttttttttttacatttttctaatAACTCTTATCTGTGTAAGATAATCAAACACTATATGGCACAGAAATGATGGACAGAGGCAGTTTCAGCGTAGCATTTATCATTCCTGGTTTAATCTTCTTAATCCCATTTCTACAAATGTGTCTGCAAAGGATACAGGAGCACAAAGCCAGCAGCTTGGCTCTGTTGTTGATGAGCTGGACCAGTCGTCTCTTGGCCAGCAAGCTCCTCTGGACTGATGAGATTTTCTCCACTCCTCCTGGGCCTGAAACCAGGCCTTGGCACAACTACAGAGAAAAGGTGGTTAGAACTGACGGGAAAAAACGCTAACAATCAAAACTTATGCAGGATGTAAGTTTATTTGGTAAACTGACGGTGGTGAGGTTATATCTCTATATACACTGTTGCATCTATCTATTACCTCCTTGAGCTCCTCAGGTGGGAGCTGATCCAGGCTCTGAAGCTTTCCCAAGCTCTGCCTGTGACTTTGGTGGAACCGGAAGAAATCAGCAGCACTATTCTTGAGCAGGTACAAGACCAAACCAAGACTAGGGACCCGTGAGTAAGCCATCGATGGCACAGTGGATGAAAGGTCTtgaaaagaggaggaagagtctATCGTtaaactgaaagtttttccataAACCGGAAACTTCAGGAACACCACAAGCTTCTAAAACATTCCATAACCATAGGCTAAGCCACATTAAAGATTAACATGAGCCAAATCCTTATTCTTCATAAGTTAGGGTAGAATATCACTGACCAGTACGTGCTCCGTCCCTGCCAGCTGGCTCGCTGCCTGACGGGCTGAAGAGGCAGATGCTGAACTGAGCCTGGGCTGAGCTCTGCAGCAGGAGGGCCTGGCAGTACTCCATGATGTTAGCACAAACCTTGGGACAAAGGACAGCATGGTTCAAGTCGCTGACGATGCAGAACTGATAACCCTGATTACAGAGAGAAAACTCCAGACATTTCAGTGCCACTCTTGTGGATTTTGCCCCGAAGTGTCCACTCTACACTTGGAATACAAATATGCTAACTGGGAAGTTGGCACTGAGAATAAACTTTACATCTCCAGTTTTACCACTTATAGAATAACCGTCAAACCTGTTGCATGGCCACCTCCATCTCTTCTCGTCGTTCTGCTGAGTCTCCAGGTGCAGAGATCTCAGCCTGTTTTAGCAACCTGTCCCGCTCACTTCCTGCCAGACGGCCGAGCAGAGACAGACATAggcgctaaaaaaaaaagagagagacataCATTGCCACTCATGCAAATCTCACACTGAAAAGTAGATGCAGAGGTTAAAGAGGGTTGGACAAGATAAAAGTGAAAGTTAGAACTTACAGGTTGGTATGTAATAAAAACTAAGGGCATCATCTGACCTGGAATCTGTTAATGTGACCTTGGAACTCCATGAGCGCAGCGCTGTTGACTTCTCCACCCATCTCAAGGGCACCTGAGACATCAAGTAGTTACTGAGTCACTGATTATAAACACGTGGTTCGCATATGGGTGATATAACATTAAAAGAGCTTTGTGCTTTCGGTTCAGTGTGACTGCCCAGCTTTGTACCTGGCAGAGCTGTTTTACTGATGATGCCAGTAAGCAGAGAAAGTTCCTGCAAAGCTCCCATACTGAGCTCCTGGCAGCGCAGCAGGGACTGAATGGTGTCTGCATGGACTATCAGCCACTGGAGAACCTGCACACAGATATTTGTTGTTACTTATTACTCACTTTCAAGTCAAAAATCAAACGCAACGATTCATTGAGTAACTCAGATAACtccattatttaaaaagaagaaaatcacttTGATCAGTTTTTGCTTTGATGCTTTGTTTATTCCACGACTCAGTGGGGCTCATTTGTCCCCATATAAGCGTGAGTGTTTCACCCACATTTGCAACTAGAAACAGACCTGCAACTGAAACTTCTCTAAAGGCACACACGTGCATCAAACGTACCACATCATTAAGCCCATGCAGCCCCCAGGCtttcaacaaaaacactgataacGCATCAGCAGGGGTGAAGATGATACGTCATGGTTTAACATGAATCGAGAGTCTGTCTACGCGGCAAAGAGCAAAGAGGGGGCGACGTTAAGGAGACCGTGAGCTCAGGTTTAGGGCCGCTTGTTCCTGTAATCACTGTTAAAACCTTTACTTGGGGAAAAAACTGGCAGGAGTCCTTAACCAAACCATCGTGTGTCACACCAAGGGAGAGCTTCGAAGCTGCTCCCATCCAAAATCTACAGTAAAGCTACAGAAGGTAAAATAAAAGCATGCGTATGAAGATGAACTGTTAGCTTAGTCTGATACAATGTTTAACTGGCAGTTTGCTGAAGGCTGCAGCAGGGGTGAATCTAAAGGGGGGTGTGGGGTGTACTGGACCATATTTCACTTCAAGGCTTTAATACCATTATTTTACAGATTTAGATTTATGTAAAAtatacaaaacaggaaaaatattatattaagttcattacattaatatttaagcagataaaaatgaaagctcaccccccccctctctccctcCACAGGGAAGTAAAATACACATGGGCTATAAAAACTGAGCCACTAACCCGGGACTTTGTAGGCTGGACACTGAATCATTGTTAACATTATTATAAAcatctaaaccaggggtccccaatcccagtccacgagggccggtgtccctgcaggttttagatgtgtccttgatgcatcacagctgatttaaatggataaattaccttctcaacatgtcttgaagttctccagaggcctggtaatgaactaatcaagtgattcaggtgtgttgacccagggtgagatctaaaacctgcagggacaccggccctcgtggactgggattggggacccctgatctaaaccatcagaaagttgttttttttccagcagcAGAAAACGTTGCATCAAAGTAGGACAAACCGCAGAGAATGTTCACATGCTCGATTTTCATCATTGCAGTCATGAGATATTTCTTTAAAACCTCACACTCCCACGTGCACGAGTCATTAACACGATTaagcaaacagacacacacaaaaacgcaTACACATGATCATATACAAAATCAACCTAACCGAGAAGACgtcattttctctcttttagcCTTCCAAGAAAACCGCGTGAAAACCATTTTATTTTAGGCTTTAGTTTAAGCTGCATGTATGGCTTATTTTGACTCAACTGTTCAGCATAGCTAATCCCACATAACCTTTTCCATTCTGctattttaaatctgttttatcttttatgtTTCATGATTTTGTAAATtgcctgctttttatttttctgctgtgtacagtgtccttgagtgttctgaaaggcgctttcaaataacatgtattattatttttttgtgcatttttgaaaaaacaaaaaaaggaaagaaaaattaCAACTATTGCAATTTCTAAAATAGAAACCAATGAGCAATTCATTTTGAAAGACTTTTGAAAATCTGCCTTATTAATGGGCAATAACATACGATGTCTTACCTGATAACTCAATAACTGATGAATAATCAATTACTAAAATTTGGATTATTACAGCCCTACATTCAGCCGAGCAAAAGATCAACCAAACCAGAACAGGAAATCaaataataaacacagacacatgacAATATTTGAAATGACAAAGCTCAGGTCTAACAACGTTAGACACCTACTtgtgctgccccctgctggtgatTTATGGAGGTGGAAGTCAGAATCACTTGAAAGAGCCTTAAGGTTGGTAAAAGAATCTGTCTGTAACGGTCCATAGGGCTGGGGATGAAGCCTGATGGGTCCCTCATCACCCTGCAATCCAAAGAGGAACAGATGCAAACATAAGGGAAACTAGAAATATAGATTTCAACAGCTCAAGTTTTCTGAATAAAGGGGAGAGTTGTTTTAAAAAGGGATATAAGATGTTTACATATCAAATATaagaactttttaaaaagacagcTATTCCTGTCACTCTCTCCTCCCATCCCCACATCCATACCTGTGTGCGTCGCTGTCGGGCACCATGTCAAACACCTGACACTCCATCAGCTGTGCCACCAGCCCACAGCGCAACAGCTCCACGGCTCCCTGCCCCGTCTTAGCCACACGAGTCAGCAGAGCCTAAACACGCAAACAAGTTCGTAGCTTCACAATCTTCCACTCATTGAGGCTGGTGTGTTCAATTTTAGAAACTAAATACTGAAAACTGGCTCCTCACCATCTTGCTTTCAAAGATGTAGAGTGGTTTGAGGAGGGGTGGCTG from the Oreochromis niloticus isolate F11D_XX linkage group LG7, O_niloticus_UMD_NMBU, whole genome shotgun sequence genome contains:
- the fgd4a gene encoding FYVE, RhoGEF and PH domain-containing protein 4a isoform X7 codes for the protein MKGDLYRRGETRVHIQLWDSTRCCERRMSNTENKRDSSPLKHINKSANCSPPHRAYPKTETSRNTSAAATTQDANSQAANGVLVQMDKDIEKEKEDTEENHESVRIETAELVNGDMGSSEQSDDHSPSHADRTGTETENEEIEAKTEGEHRNEEGSTDHKETNEQKLFKIASELLHTEKAYVARLNLLDQEFCAKLMEEANKGTFPVDIVKNIFSNISSIHAFHSQFLLPDLEKRMGEWDSKPRIGDILQKLTPFLKMYAEYVKNFDKAMELLKQWTDRSPQFKAIIQEIQSQEVCGCLTLQHHMLEPVQRVPRYEMLLKDYLKKLPQDDPDRRDAERSLEIIGTAATHSNSAIRKSENLKKLLEIYEMLGEEEDIVNPSNEFIKEGHILKLAARNTSAMERYLFLFNNMLLYCVPKFSLGGPKYTVRTRIGIDGMKVLETINEDYPHTFQVSGKERTLELQASSEQDKADWIKAFQATIEIFQQKNESFKNALKDVDEVSKAELGKRAPRWIRDNEVTMCMKCKESFNAITRRRHHCRACGYVVCWKCSDYKAPLEYDGNKMNKVCKDCHCILTGEAIAEGKKKGILEIEAGQFADSSIMCGFLQHSEKSKIWQKCWCVIPEKESLVLYLYGAPQDVKAQCTIPLVGYSVDDTTRPTDPPASFRISQSKSTHNFAAESEELKQRWLKVIRVAVTGEIPERPETNGSSVSDNNNTEEASTDNT
- the fgd4a gene encoding FYVE, RhoGEF and PH domain-containing protein 4a isoform X5, with the protein product MQNMEKTELHFPVETSVKALGSSPASERSEAPSVQACLNRVTARTTDKSRGGVNGRVPGGRLQSKPPVPPKPLHLQSPVTELPSPLGHIQKPPLISSMEDGSGGGKTGAVSRERPREKPSKVLDLINRFEENSNTENKRDSSPLKHINKSANCSPPHRAYPKTETSRNTSAAATTQDANSQAANGVLVQMDKDIEKEKEDTEENHESVRIETAELVNGDMGSSEQSDDHSPSHADRTGTETENEEIEAKTEGEHRNEEGSTDHKETNEQKLFKIASELLHTEKAYVARLNLLDQEFCAKLMEEANKGTFPVDIVKNIFSNISSIHAFHSQFLLPDLEKRMGEWDSKPRIGDILQKLTPFLKMYAEYVKNFDKAMELLKQWTDRSPQFKAIIQEIQSQEVCGCLTLQHHMLEPVQRVPRYEMLLKDYLKKLPQDDPDRRDAERSLEIIGTAATHSNSAIRKSENLKKLLEIYEMLGEEEDIVNPSNEFIKEGHILKLAARNTSAMERYLFLFNNMLLYCVPKFSLGGPKYTVRTRIGIDGMKVLETINEDYPHTFQVSGKERTLELQASSEQDKADWIKAFQATIEIFQQKNESFKNALKDVDEVSKAELGKRAPRWIRDNEVTMCMKCKESFNAITRRRHHCRACGYVVCWKCSDYKAPLEYDGNKMNKVCKDCHCILTGEAIAEGKKKGILEIEAGQFADSSIMCGFLQHSEKSKIWQKCWCVIPEKESLVLYLYGAPQDVKAQCTIPLVGYSVDDTTRPTDPPASFRISQSKSTHNFAAESEELKQRWLKVIRVAVTGEIPERPETNGSSVSDNNNTEEASTDNT
- the fgd4a gene encoding FYVE, RhoGEF and PH domain-containing protein 4a isoform X4: MDYLRSCLRRDISSERKGKATCFQSKNTEEESCVAVKIEQSIALGSSPASERSEAPSVQACLNRVTARTTDKSRGGVNGRVPGGRLQSKPPVPPKPLHLQSPVTELPSPLGHIQKPPLISSMEDGSGGGKTGAVSRERPREKPSKVLDLINRFEENSNTENKRDSSPLKHINKSANCSPPHRAYPKTETSRNTSAAATTQDANSQAANGVLVQMDKDIEKEKEDTEENHESVRIETAELVNGDMGSSEQSDDHSPSHADRTGTETENEEIEAKTEGEHRNEEGSTDHKETNEQKLFKIASELLHTEKAYVARLNLLDQEFCAKLMEEANKGTFPVDIVKNIFSNISSIHAFHSQFLLPDLEKRMGEWDSKPRIGDILQKLTPFLKMYAEYVKNFDKAMELLKQWTDRSPQFKAIIQEIQSQEVCGCLTLQHHMLEPVQRVPRYEMLLKDYLKKLPQDDPDRRDAERSLEIIGTAATHSNSAIRKSENLKKLLEIYEMLGEEEDIVNPSNEFIKEGHILKLAARNTSAMERYLFLFNNMLLYCVPKFSLGGPKYTVRTRIGIDGMKVLETINEDYPHTFQVSGKERTLELQASSEQDKADWIKAFQATIEIFQQKNESFKNALKDVDEVSKAELGKRAPRWIRDNEVTMCMKCKESFNAITRRRHHCRACGYVVCWKCSDYKAPLEYDGNKMNKVCKDCHCILTGEAIAEGKKKGILEIEAGQFADSSIMCGFLQHSEKSKIWQKCWCVIPEKESLVLYLYGAPQDVKAQCTIPLVGYSVDDTTRPTDPPASFRISQSKSTHNFAAESEELKQRWLKVIRVAVTGEIPERPETNGSSVSDNNNTEEASTDNT
- the fgd4a gene encoding FYVE, RhoGEF and PH domain-containing protein 4a isoform X3 yields the protein MKRRRKYWFWSRKGKKSKMCLLCCYERKGKATCFQSKNTEEESCVAVKIEQSIALGSSPASERSEAPSVQACLNRVTARTTDKSRGGVNGRVPGGRLQSKPPVPPKPLHLQSPVTELPSPLGHIQKPPLISSMEDGSGGGKTGAVSRERPREKPSKVLDLINRFEENSNTENKRDSSPLKHINKSANCSPPHRAYPKTETSRNTSAAATTQDANSQAANGVLVQMDKDIEKEKEDTEENHESVRIETAELVNGDMGSSEQSDDHSPSHADRTGTETENEEIEAKTEGEHRNEEGSTDHKETNEQKLFKIASELLHTEKAYVARLNLLDQEFCAKLMEEANKGTFPVDIVKNIFSNISSIHAFHSQFLLPDLEKRMGEWDSKPRIGDILQKLTPFLKMYAEYVKNFDKAMELLKQWTDRSPQFKAIIQEIQSQEVCGCLTLQHHMLEPVQRVPRYEMLLKDYLKKLPQDDPDRRDAERSLEIIGTAATHSNSAIRKSENLKKLLEIYEMLGEEEDIVNPSNEFIKEGHILKLAARNTSAMERYLFLFNNMLLYCVPKFSLGGPKYTVRTRIGIDGMKVLETINEDYPHTFQVSGKERTLELQASSEQDKADWIKAFQATIEIFQQKNESFKNALKDVDEVSKAELGKRAPRWIRDNEVTMCMKCKESFNAITRRRHHCRACGYVVCWKCSDYKAPLEYDGNKMNKVCKDCHCILTGEAIAEGKKKGILEIEAGQFADSSIMCGFLQHSEKSKIWQKCWCVIPEKESLVLYLYGAPQDVKAQCTIPLVGYSVDDTTRPTDPPASFRISQSKSTHNFAAESEELKQRWLKVIRVAVTGEIPERPETNGSSVSDNNNTEEASTDNT
- the fgd4a gene encoding FYVE, RhoGEF and PH domain-containing protein 4a isoform X6, translating into MEDGSGGGKTGAVSRERPREKPSKVLDLINRFEENSNTENKRDSSPLKHINKSANCSPPHRAYPKTETSRNTSAAATTQDANSQAANGVLVQMDKDIEKEKEDTEENHESVRIETAELVNGDMGSSEQSDDHSPSHADRTGTETENEEIEAKTEGEHRNEEGSTDHKETNEQKLFKIASELLHTEKAYVARLNLLDQEFCAKLMEEANKGTFPVDIVKNIFSNISSIHAFHSQFLLPDLEKRMGEWDSKPRIGDILQKLTPFLKMYAEYVKNFDKAMELLKQWTDRSPQFKAIIQEIQSQEVCGCLTLQHHMLEPVQRVPRYEMLLKDYLKKLPQDDPDRRDAERSLEIIGTAATHSNSAIRKSENLKKLLEIYEMLGEEEDIVNPSNEFIKEGHILKLAARNTSAMERYLFLFNNMLLYCVPKFSLGGPKYTVRTRIGIDGMKVLETINEDYPHTFQVSGKERTLELQASSEQDKADWIKAFQATIEIFQQKNESFKNALKDVDEVSKAELGKRAPRWIRDNEVTMCMKCKESFNAITRRRHHCRACGYVVCWKCSDYKAPLEYDGNKMNKVCKDCHCILTGEAIAEGKKKGILEIEAGQFADSSIMCGFLQHSEKSKIWQKCWCVIPEKESLVLYLYGAPQDVKAQCTIPLVGYSVDDTTRPTDPPASFRISQSKSTHNFAAESEELKQRWLKVIRVAVTGEIPERPETNGSSVSDNNNTEEASTDNT